From a single Lacerta agilis isolate rLacAgi1 chromosome 3, rLacAgi1.pri, whole genome shotgun sequence genomic region:
- the C3H2orf73 gene encoding uncharacterized protein C2orf73 homolog, giving the protein MLYEILEMGRRKKGPPRFIPDSYRVLNLEFPERYKVLAKTEEEHMPKEHQYKLECRNNPQPIHAKCIKLNTKFLNKPILYMDTDSTKANQGHWWPSSEPFVVPCPKPPYDKQSTQRSHFQKPACRLIRPVKFDNTRQPSRGIVPLAAPPLPGSLPRIFQEQITFKYDYNARATPCIPYQGKKRGAFVWTKIKPEKGESVPEGTRAQLGAGGPEQLEQPKAEKGDSAESCMTSAGLRLPVPPEMPPDSNLRLSKADSCTGAKTDPKAPEKGQEGGSGISQAGEVDVGHPSGEKRPLSPPEAGCLEKQQED; this is encoded by the exons ATGTTGTACGAGATCCTGGAGATGGGGCGGCGGAAAAAGGGGCCGCCGCGCTTCAT CCCAGATTCCTACAGAGTACTTAACCTCGAGTTCCCAGAAAGGTATAAGGTGCTAGCTAAAACCGAAGAGGAACATATGCCAAAGGAACATCAATATAAGCTGGAATGCCGTAATAACCCTCAGCCGATACACGCAAAATGCATCAAGCTCAACACCAAGTTTTTAAATAAGCCAATATTGTATATGGACACAGACAGCACAAAAGCAAATCAG GGTCATTGGTGGCCGAGCAGCGAACCTTTTGTCGTGCCATGCCCTAAACCACCTTATGACAAGCAGAGCACTCAAAGAAGTCATTTCCAGAAGCCAGCCTGTAGATTGATTCGGCCCGTTAAGTTCGACAATACGCGGCAACCTTCGCGTGGAATAG TTCCACTCGCAGCTCCTCCGTTGCCGGGCAGCCTTCCGAGAATTTTCCAAGAGCAGATCACTTTCAAATACGACTACAATGCCAGAGCCACGCCCTGCATCCCCTATCAAGGGAAG AAGCGCGGCGCTTTTGTGTGGACGAAGATAAAACCGGAGAAGGGGGAGTCGGTTCCTGAGGGGACCAGAGCCCAGCTGGGCGCCGGGGGACCGGAGCAGCTAGAACAGCCAAAAGCAGAGAAAGGGGACTCGGCGGAAAGCTGCATGACCTCAGCCGGCCTCCGCTTGCCAGTCCCCCCAGAGATGCCCCCAGACTCCAACCTACGCTTATCAAAAGCAGATAGCTGCACAGGAGCCAAAACAGATCCCAAAGCCCCGGAGAAAGGACAGGAGGGGGGTTCAGGGATTTCTCAGGCAGGGGAGGTGGATGTGGGCCATCCCTCCGGGGAGAAAAGGCCTCTCAGCCCACCAGAGGCCGGCTGCCTTGAGAAACAGCAGGAGGACTAG